One window of Petroclostridium xylanilyticum genomic DNA carries:
- a CDS encoding sigma 54 modulation/S30EA ribosomal C-terminal domain-containing protein encodes TERQIRKNKTRLAKKLKENAFVVETVNDGLPPNDFEEETEFNIVKTKRFAIKPMDIEEAILQMNLLGHQFFVFSNADTEEVNVVYRRKDGNYGLIEPEF; translated from the coding sequence TTACGGAAAGACAGATCAGGAAAAATAAAACCCGTCTTGCAAAGAAACTAAAAGAGAACGCCTTTGTAGTTGAAACAGTCAATGACGGATTACCACCTAATGATTTTGAAGAGGAAACAGAGTTTAACATAGTAAAGACCAAGAGATTTGCAATTAAACCTATGGATATTGAAGAAGCTATCCTGCAGATGAATCTTTTGGGACATCAATTTTTCGTATTCTCAAATGCAGATACTGAAGAAGTAAATGTAGTATATAGAAGAAAAGATGGAAATTACGGGTTGATTGAACCTGAATTTTAA